CCGAACAGTTTCACCTCCAACTCTTGACGGGAAACCCCCTTGTGATCGAACCAGGCCAGCATGAACTCCAAGGAACACTGAACATGATCCCCCAGTTCCCGACAGATCTTCAATCCCGAATCGGAGCGCGGGCAATAATGGACCGGTTTGCGCGCATGGCAAATCGCGCCCTGCCGGAGACGGGAATGGTAAAACGTGATCGACACACAAGAACCGAGGACCGTATGCACCTCCGCCGGTGCGGTACCGATGAACAGTTCTCCTGGATCGAGCCGGATGATTTTCATAAGGTTTCCGGCCTCAGGCCATGTGCATGGCGATGAAGTGGTCGATTTCCGTTTTCAGCAACGGCAGACCGTTTCCATCCATCCAGGTCAGCAGAGAACCGGTCACCTCCTTGCCGGTCAAAGCGAAATCCACACGCAGCATCAACAGGGGCCGATCCTCCTCACCGTTGGCGTCCTCCAACGCCAGATAGGCGGGCAACGCCTCCGGATCCCCACGAAAAAAAATCGGTTTCTCCCCGACGATTTCCGATCCGAACAGCAGGCTCAAGGAACTGGCACAGGTATACAATAAAATTTCGCCGGTCAATTGCATGGATTCGGCTTCCACCAGCGCCGCCATGGATTCCGGGAGCGGTCCCCCGTGCAAGGCATCGAGAAAATGACCCAGATCCGCGGCCCGCACCAGCAACACGGCCATGCCCGGTATGGCGTGCCCCTCGGAAAAAACCAGTCGGTAACGCATGCCCACCAGCCCCACAGCCATGCCGTACATATGCCGGATATAATCCGAAATGGATTTTTCGGTCAGCATGGAAAAACAGGGCACGGACAATTCGATTTCCGCATCCACCATTTCACTCAACGTGGCAGCGGTCATGCCAAAGCTGATGTTGAACAGCTCCTTGAAGGCGTCTTCTTCCACTTCGTCCAGGAGGAGAGGTGACATGCCAGTTCCCGCTTGCACGTATCAGGAGGAGTGGGAAAGCCGGGTCCGCTTTTGGAAAATTTCCAACATTTTCCAATGGATGATCGGAGATTCCAGCAGATCGGCCCAGCTCAGCCGCACCAGTTCTCCGGCCTCCTGCGCCCGAAACCGACTGGGGCAGGGCAAACGCTGCAAATATCCCCATTCGCCAAAGAATCCACCCGGCTCGATCATCTCCAGATGCTCTCCCGAGACACTCTCCATGGCCACCCGTCCCTTGACCACCATCCAGAGTGTGGGGGTTTCCGCGGCCAGATCAATCTCTTCTCCTTCCTTCATGGGGAGGGTGACCAGGGATTGGGCGATGCGGGCCAGAAAAACAAACGAAGTCTGTTCCCCGAAAAGCCAAGTGTGGCGCAAAAATCTGACTTTTTCCAAGACTTTCATCAGTTTGCCATACAGGCCGCTGTTTTCCAGAAAAATCTGGAACTGCCGGACCGGAAAACGCAACGCCGCACTGTGGGAGAGGGCGCGGTAACTTCCTTCATCCTTCAAGGTTTCCGGAAAGATCAACTGCAACCCCATGAACGCCCCGAATCCCAAGTGATAGCGAATCCCGAAATCCGAATCCAGATAAACCACATCCCCGGAGACGGTCATTTCCACATATTCGTTCCGGTCCCCCTCCCAGCGAATGAAAGAGCCGGCGTTGTATTGCACGATGGGACCATTGATCAACATGCGGATGTCGTCGTCGGAGATTTCCGGGAACAGCTCCCGCAGATAATAAAAGCTCCGTTGCCGCCGGTAATCCTGTTCGCCGGGGATCAGGATATCCAACGATCCGAACATGGCCTCCGAACCGATTTCCATCTCTTCGGTGGTCAGATCCCGGGACAGATGGGCCAAAAGCAACCGTTTGGAGGGGTCGCCGCGGAAATCCTGCGCCATGCCATGAATCATGCCGCCACCGATGTCGAGTTTTTTCAGATCGGCTTTGAAATGGTAGTTGTTCTTGATGGTCTGGATCTGCTCGGGAGAGACCGCAAAAGGCCCCGGAACCGCCATCCGGTCCAAGACCGCAAAGGAGGTCAGGTCGGTCCAATGGGCATAGGTGCGATACCCGTCATCGGCCAAGGCGCGAAAAACCAGCAGCGAGGTTTCCACCGGATGGGGGGAGTAGATGGGTCGCACCTCCAACCCACCCACCTGATTCCAGACATCGAACTCCAGGTCGTGAATCTCGAAGAATTGATGAAATTTATCCTCCTCGAAGGACATGAGGGCCGCGAACTTCTTGGCCACCGAGGAGCGCACCATGGGGGTGGCGTAGTATTTCAAGCGGCGGTCGGTCTGGATCAGGGCGGGCAGGCCGGCGAAGTGATCGTCGTGGGCATGGGTGTGGAAGATCCCTTCCACCTCGCTGATGTCGATACCCAAGGCGCTCAAAACATTCAGCACCCCGGGAATGGCGTCGATGAGATAAAACCGCCCCTGAAACATCAACACACTGCTCATGCTGGGACGTTCCGAGTCCCATCCATCCCCTTCGCCGGTGTGCAACACCGCGAAATAGTGGCGATGAACCCGATGATATCCCAGGGGATACGGGGATTTGTAGACCGCATCCTTGGAAAGGTTCAAATCGATTTCCGCGCTTTGATGCCGGAACGTGAAACGAAAACGGTTGCAGCCGACCCGTTGGATTCCCACCCCGTTGCGGATTTCCTGGGGCTTGTCGCTGACCATCAGGGTATCGAGAAACTCCGAAGGCTCACGGATCTTGCCAAAGGCGAACTGCAATTTGATGCGCATCATCATGTCGGCGGTCTCGTCATCCAGACCCGCCTGGATCAACTCCTCCCGGGACAACCCGTAATTGCCCCGATGGATATAGGCCAGTTGCGCCTTGACCTGATCCTCCGCGCCGATGAGCATGGGTTTGATGCCGGTATTGTTGGGATGGCCGGGAATGATCATCCCCTGACGATACAGCATCTGGAGTACCGGGAACTCCGCCATGTTGGCAAAGCCGCCGTTTTGCACCAACAGATCAGAGAGCAGAATGACATTCGGCCCGGTTTCAAAGTTGACCCCGTTTTTGATGGCCGGCGCGTTCAACCCCTTGAGCATCAACAGCTTGACCACTTCGCTGGGACATCCGCACAGGATGTAGAGTCCGGCTTCCGGGATTTGCAACCAGAAGACCCCCGGCCCCACCTGGATGGTCAGCAGATTGCCCATGCTGGCCCGCAGGGCCTCCTGGGCCTTTTCCAGTTCCAGGGTCCGTTCCTGGACCTGCTGCTCCAACAGACGACTTTGATCCGCCAAAGCCAGATGGGTCCGCAAGCGCACCCGCAGAATCGCCGGATTGATGGGCTTGAAAACATAATCCACCGCGCCCATGGAAAATCCCGCCGCCTCGTCGCCGATCTGATCGAGGGCGGTGACGAAAACTACAGGAATATGACGGGTGACGGGATTTTCCTTAAGGCGACGACACACCTCGAAACCATCCATTCCCGGCATCATCACATCCAGCAGGATCAAGTCGGGCTGGGGATCGCTGCCGGCCCGTTGCAGCGCCTGTTCTCCATTCTTGGCCACCACGATTTTGTACTGATCCCGCAACAATCCGGTCATCACGTCCAGATTGGACTTTTCGTCGTCAACGATCAGAATCCTGACTTGTCTGTCTTGCATGGTCCAAACTCTCGTGGCCTAACTGCCGTTTTTTGCGAATCTGCTCTGATATTCCTTCCAGATTTCCAGCACTTTGCGGCGGATCTCGGGAAACGGGGTATCCTTGCGCAGGGTGTATCTGGCGCCCTTGGCCAGACAAAGTGTCCATTTTTCCTGATCCAGGCACGAGGTCAACATGATCACGCAGGCATTGGGATCCTTGGCAAAAATGGCTTGCAAGGTTTCCATGCCATCCATCACCGGCATGGTGATGTCGCAGATCACCAGATCGGGTTTCAGGGATTGATACAGTTCCACCCCTTCCCGTCCGTTTTCCGCCTCACCCACCCACTCGAATCCTTCTTCGGCAAAAGCCTTGCCATACATAAGCCGCAACGCATAATCATCGTCGATCAACAGCAGCCGCAGAGGCTTTCTGATGAGGGGCGACGTGAACAGTTTGACTCCCGGGGTCTCCTGCCAGTCTCCGGGGAAAAAACAGGTAAAGATCGCGCCGCGATCCACATTGTTGGCGACCACGATTTCTCCATGATGGGCATCGACAATCCTTTTGACAATGGAAAGTCCCAGCCCGGTACTTTTTTCCCGGGCCGTTGGCCGGGTACTCAATTTCTGGAAGGCCTCGAAGAGGCGATGACGCTCCGTGTCGGGAATGCCCGGCCCCTGATCCACCACCTGAAAGTATACCTGATTGTTGCCGGTGCCGACCCGCACCTGCACCTCGGAGTCCGACGGGGTGAACTTGATGGCGTTGCTGAGCAGGTTGTCGATCACCTGGGCCAGACGATCCGGATCCAGAGGGGTTCCGGGGGTTTCTGTCAGTTCGGTCCGGATCGTCACCCCCTTTTGACGTGCGGCGAACTTCAGGATTTCGACGCGCTCGGCCACCAGACCCGACAGATCGCACCGTTGTTTGTCCAGCACGAAATGGCCACTTTCGAGGGTGGTGACATCCAGCAGGTCATGGATCAGTTTCAGCATCTGACCCGACACATCGTGAATGGTCTGAATGAAGCTGCGTTCCTCGGTCTCATCCAGTTCCATGGTCAACAGGATCTCGCTCAACCCGCTGATGGAGTTGAGCGGATTGCGCAGATCATGGGCCGCCATGCCCAGAAAACGATTCTTGATCTCGTTGAGTTCGATCAGATGCAACCGCTGACGCTGCAAGGCAAGCTGGGTCTGAATGCGGGCCAGGGCAACCGCCGGTCGGAACGGCTTACGGATGAAATCCACCGCCCCCACCGCCAGACCTTGGGTTTCATCCTCTTCCGACTCCTTGCCGGTGATGAAAATGATCGGAATGCCGGAGGTCTCCGGGTCGGCCTTCAGGCGACGACACACCTCGAAACCATCGATATCCGGCATCACGATGTCCAGCAGGATCAAATCGGGTCGGGGGATGACCTTGGCCCGTTTGATCGCCTGTTCCCCGTTTTTGGCCACCACGGTCTTGCAGGCATGCTCCAACAGTCCCACGAGCACATCGATATTGGTGGTCTCGTCATCGACGATCAAGATTTTGGCTTGATCTTCACTCATGACCGCGCGCATGCCTGCATCCATCATCTATTTAAGGTTCCCAGATTCTAAAGGTCGAGAGCCTGAATCAGCTCTTTCAATGTTTCCCGTGCCATTTCAAATTCATAATCATCAATCTGCCCGATCATCCGCTCCATGCTTCCGATGAACTCCGAGCCTTCGAGCAACCCCCTGGCCTGATGGGCCAACTCCAGGGCGTCCGAATCCCCTTCGTCGATCAAACCGGAGAGCTGACCCAGGATCTCCCGCAAACGATCCATGTCCAGGGCCTCGCTGCTGGTCCGGACCACCACCGGCGAAGGTTCCGACGCGACGGGGGGCAACAGCCGCGTCAAAGAGGCCATGACCCGTTCCACCTCCAAACGCCAGGGGGGCAACAACCCGGGCAGACGATCCAGAGCCTCTTCCATCAATGCCCGTTCGATCTCTCCGGAGAGCCGTTGCAGGGTGTGGGCGCCCAGCGTGCCCGACACCCCTTTGAAGGTGTGAATCAATCGTAACGCTTCCGGATAGGTCTGAAGCTGCAATGCGTTTTCCAGTTTCGGGACCACATCCCCGAAACGACCCTGCACATCCCCCAGAATTTTGCAATACAGCTTCCGATTGCCGTTGAGATTCCTCAACCCGGCCGCCACATTGATGCCATCCACCTGTTCCGGCAAGGCCCAGGCCTCTTCCAGAGGAGGGGTGACTTCGACCACCGGTTTCGGGGGAGTGGCCGCCGGCGGGGATGGCGCGGCCGCCAGCAGCGGTGCCCGTGGCGCCACATGCCGGGCAATGGTGGCAAACATGGTGGGGGGATGAATGGGTTTGCTGATATGATCGTTCATGCCGGCGGCCATGCATTTTTCCCGATCTCCGGCCATGGCGTTGGCGGTCATGGCGATGATGGGCAGGGCTCGAAAACGTCCATCGGCCCGAATGGCCCGGGAGGCCGCGTACCCATCCATGATCGGCATCTGCACATCCATCAGCACCAGATCGAAGCTTTCGTGTTGCACCGCGTCCACC
This DNA window, taken from Magnetococcales bacterium, encodes the following:
- a CDS encoding chemotaxis protein CheD; this encodes MKIIRLDPGELFIGTAPAEVHTVLGSCVSITFYHSRLRQGAICHARKPVHYCPRSDSGLKICRELGDHVQCSLEFMLAWFDHKGVSRQELEVKLFGGGMMFTNLPAARDNPMLSMGKRNVDTAMEFIRVSRLHLTASDVSGPWARQIVFYTDSGEIKLKRIRKSIQELERLENL
- a CDS encoding response regulator, giving the protein MQDRQVRILIVDDEKSNLDVMTGLLRDQYKIVVAKNGEQALQRAGSDPQPDLILLDVMMPGMDGFEVCRRLKENPVTRHIPVVFVTALDQIGDEAAGFSMGAVDYVFKPINPAILRVRLRTHLALADQSRLLEQQVQERTLELEKAQEALRASMGNLLTIQVGPGVFWLQIPEAGLYILCGCPSEVVKLLMLKGLNAPAIKNGVNFETGPNVILLSDLLVQNGGFANMAEFPVLQMLYRQGMIIPGHPNNTGIKPMLIGAEDQVKAQLAYIHRGNYGLSREELIQAGLDDETADMMMRIKLQFAFGKIREPSEFLDTLMVSDKPQEIRNGVGIQRVGCNRFRFTFRHQSAEIDLNLSKDAVYKSPYPLGYHRVHRHYFAVLHTGEGDGWDSERPSMSSVLMFQGRFYLIDAIPGVLNVLSALGIDISEVEGIFHTHAHDDHFAGLPALIQTDRRLKYYATPMVRSSVAKKFAALMSFEEDKFHQFFEIHDLEFDVWNQVGGLEVRPIYSPHPVETSLLVFRALADDGYRTYAHWTDLTSFAVLDRMAVPGPFAVSPEQIQTIKNNYHFKADLKKLDIGGGMIHGMAQDFRGDPSKRLLLAHLSRDLTTEEMEIGSEAMFGSLDILIPGEQDYRRQRSFYYLRELFPEISDDDIRMLINGPIVQYNAGSFIRWEGDRNEYVEMTVSGDVVYLDSDFGIRYHLGFGAFMGLQLIFPETLKDEGSYRALSHSAALRFPVRQFQIFLENSGLYGKLMKVLEKVRFLRHTWLFGEQTSFVFLARIAQSLVTLPMKEGEEIDLAAETPTLWMVVKGRVAMESVSGEHLEMIEPGGFFGEWGYLQRLPCPSRFRAQEAGELVRLSWADLLESPIIHWKMLEIFQKRTRLSHSS
- a CDS encoding response regulator: MSEDQAKILIVDDETTNIDVLVGLLEHACKTVVAKNGEQAIKRAKVIPRPDLILLDIVMPDIDGFEVCRRLKADPETSGIPIIFITGKESEEDETQGLAVGAVDFIRKPFRPAVALARIQTQLALQRQRLHLIELNEIKNRFLGMAAHDLRNPLNSISGLSEILLTMELDETEERSFIQTIHDVSGQMLKLIHDLLDVTTLESGHFVLDKQRCDLSGLVAERVEILKFAARQKGVTIRTELTETPGTPLDPDRLAQVIDNLLSNAIKFTPSDSEVQVRVGTGNNQVYFQVVDQGPGIPDTERHRLFEAFQKLSTRPTAREKSTGLGLSIVKRIVDAHHGEIVVANNVDRGAIFTCFFPGDWQETPGVKLFTSPLIRKPLRLLLIDDDYALRLMYGKAFAEEGFEWVGEAENGREGVELYQSLKPDLVICDITMPVMDGMETLQAIFAKDPNACVIMLTSCLDQEKWTLCLAKGARYTLRKDTPFPEIRRKVLEIWKEYQSRFAKNGS